One Mycolicibacterium doricum genomic window, GGTGACTGACGACGGCCGCGGCATTCCGGTCGCCATGCACTCCACCGGCATCCCGACCGTGGACGTGGTGATGACGGTCCTGCATGCCGGCGGCAAGTTCGAACAGGGCGCCTACCAGGTGTCCGGCGGCCTCCACGGCGTGGGGGTGTCGGTGGTCAACGCGCTGTCCACCCGGCTCGAAGCCGACATCCGCACGGACGGGTACGAGTGGTTCCAGACCTACGACCATTCCGTGCCGGGAACCCTCAAACAGGGTCAGAAGACGAAGAAGACCGGTACGACGATCCGCTTCTGGGCGGACCCCGACATCTTCGAAACCACCAGCTACGACTTCGAGACGATCGCCCGCCGGCTGCAGGAGATGGCGTTCCTCAACAAGGGCCTCACCATCGAACTGACCGATGAGCGAGTCACCGCCGAAGAGGTCGTCGACGACGTCGTCAGCGATCACGCGGAGGCACCCAGGAGCGCCGAGGATAAGTCCTCCGAGGCGGCCAAACCGCAGAAGGTCAAGCACCGGGTGTTCCACTATCCGGGCGGGCTGGTGGACTTCGTCAAGCACATCAACCGCACCAAGACCCCGATCCAGCCCAGCGTCATCGACTTCGACGGTAGGGGTGAGGGTCACGAGGTCGAGATCGCGATGCAGTGGAACGCCGGCTATTCCGAGTCGGTGCACACGTTCGCCAATACGATCAACACCCACGAGGGCGGTACGCACGAAGAAGGTTTCCGCACGGCGCTGACTTCGGTGGTGAACAAGTACGCCAAAGACAAGAAGCTGCTCAAGGACAAGGACCCGAACCTCACCGGTGACGACATCCGCGAGGGCCTGGCCGCCGTCATCTCGGTGAAGGTGTCCCAGCCGCAGTTCGAGGGCCAGACCAAGACGAAGCTGGGCAACACCGAGGTCAAGTCGTTCGTGCAGAAGATCTGCAATGAGCAGCTCAGCCACTGGTTCGAGGCCAACCCCGCGGAGGCAAAAACCGTCGTCAGCAAGGCGGTCTCGTCGGCTCAGGCCCGATTGGCGGCACGCAAGGCGCGGGAGCTGGTGCGGCGCAAGAGCGCGACGGACATCGGCGGCCTACCCGGCAAGCTCGCCGACTGCCGCTCCACCGACCCGCGCAAGTGCGAACTCTATGTGGTGGAGGGCGACTCGGCCGGCGGCTCGGCCAAGAGCGGCCGCGACTCGATGTTTCAGGCGATCCTGCCGTTGCGTGGCAAGATCATCAACGTCGAGAAGGCGCGTATCGACCGCGTGCTGAAGAACACCGAAGTCCAGGCAATCATCACCGCGTTAGGCACCGGTATCCACGACGAGTTCGACCTCAGCAAGCTGCGGTATCACAAGATCGTGTTGATGGCCGACGCCGACGTCGACGGACAGCACATCTCGACGCTGCTGCTGACGCTGCTGTTCCGGTTCATGAAGCCGCTGATCGAGAACGGTCACGTTTTCCTGGCGCAGCCGCCGCTGTACAAGCTGAAATGGCAGCGCAGTACACCCGAATTCGCCTACTCCGACCGCGAGCGCGACGGTCTGCTGGAAGCGGGGCGGTCCGCGGGCAAGCGAATCAATGTCGAGGACGGCATCCAGCGGTACAAGGGCCTGGGCGAGATGGACGCCAAGGAACTGTGGGAAACCACGATGGACCCGTCGGTGCGGGTGTTGCGCCAGATCACCCTCGACGACGCGGCCGCCGCGGACGAACTGTTCTCCATCCTGATGGGCGAGGACGTCGAGGCAAGGCGCAGCTTCATCACCCGCAACGCCAAAGACGTCCGCTTCCTTGATGTCTAGCCGACGTCACATCACTTTAGGAACTCACCGATGACTGATACCACGTTGCCTCCTGGCGACGAAGCGGGAGACCGCATCGAGCCGGTCGACATCCAGCAGGAGATGCAGCGCAGCTACATCGACTACGCGATGAGCGTGATCGTGGGGCGTGCGCTGCCCGAGGTCCGTGACGGGCTCAAGCCGGTGCACCGGCGCGTGCTGTACGCCATGTTCGACTCCGGTTTCCGCCCGGACCGTGGACACGCGAAATCGGCACGTTCCGTTGCCGAGACCATGGGTAACTATCATCCGCACGGCGACGCGTCGATCTACGACACGTTGGTGCGCATGGCCCAGCCGTGGTCACTGCGCTACCCGCTGGTCGACGGACAGGGCAACTTCGGTTCGCCGGGCAACGATCCGCCGGCCGCGATGCGGTACTGCGTCACCGGTGATGCGCTGGTGCGCTTGCCGCTGGGGCAGTCCGTACGGATCGGTGACGTGATGCCGGGAGCAAATCCGAACTCCGACAACGCGATTGAGCTCAAGGTCGTCGACCGCCACGGCGATCCGGTGACCGCGGACCGGCTTTTCCACTCCGGCGAGCATCAGACGTACAAGGTGACCACTTCCGAGGGCTACACCGTCACCGGCACCGCGAATCACCCGCTGCTTTGTCTGGTGGATGTGGGCGGTGTCCCGACGCTGTTGTGGAAGCTGGTCGAGGAGGTGCAGGCCGGTGACGCGGTGGTGCTTCAGCGGACTGCGCCGGTGGAATTCGGACCCACCGATTGGCAAGAGACGCTGGAAGGACTGCTCGCGGGCGCCTTCATCAGCGAGGGCTTCGTCTCGGAGAAGCGTGCCGGCTTCAGCAATCTCGATCGCGATTTCTTCGACATGGTGGTCGCTGCGTACGACGCTGTTGTGGGTGGTCCGCGGGCCGTCGCGAGTCGCAGGATCGCGTCTGGTTCGCTTCTGCACGAGCTGGACATCCGTGATCTCGAGGCCCTTCGCGCGTCGCGGCTCGGGGCGGCAATTGGTCAGCGTTCGGCCGACAAGTATGTACCGGAGTGGATTTGGCAGTCGCCGGTCGCCGTGAAGCGGGTCTTCCTTCAGGCGTTGTTCGAGGGCGACGGCTCCTGCTCGAACCTGCCGCGCAGCACCGTTGAGGTGTCGTACTCGACGCGGAGCGAGCGCTTAGCGGCTGATGTCCAGCAGATGTTGCTGGAGTTCGGCATCGTGTCCCGGCGGTATCGCCACGCCGTGGGCCAATACAAGGTGGTGCTCACGAACCGCGCCCAGGCTGGGCTGTTTGCTCGCCAGATCGGCTTCGGGGGAGCGAAACAAACCAGGCTGCTCGATATGATGGCCGCGCTTCCCCGCGAAGCTGCAGGTCTCGACCGCGACCTCGTGCCGGGGCTGGCGCGTTTCATCCGCAAACACAGTGGTGGGCGGTGGGCCGACAAGGAATGGCTGCGTACCCACAACATCGATCGCATCTCACGGTGGCAGCGTGACGGCGCCCAGATCCTGCGCCACATCGCAGATCCGGATGTGCGTGCCATCGCATCGGAGTTGACCGACGGGCGGTTCTACTACGCCACGGTCGCCTCGGTGGTCGAGGCGGGGATTCAACCGGTGTACAGCCTCCGTGTCGATACGGAAGACCATTCATTCGTCACGAACGGCTTCGTCAGTCACAACACAGAGGCGCGGCTCACCCCGCTGGCGATGGAGATGCTGCGCGAAATCGACGAGGAAACAGTCGATTTCATCCCGAACTACGACGGCCGCGTGCAGGAGCCGACGGTGCTGCCAAGCCGGTTCCCGAACCTGCTGGCCAACGGTTCGGGCGGTATCGCGGTCGGCATGGCGACCAACATCCCGCCGCACAACCTGCGTGAGCTTGCCGAGGCCGTGTACTGGTGCCTGGAGAACTTCGAGGCGGACGAGGAATCGACGCTCGCCGCGGTGATGGAGCGCATCAAGGGTCCTGACTTCCCCACCCACGGTCTGATCGTGGGCAGCCAAGGCGTCGAGGATACCTACAGAACCGGCCGCGGGTCGGTCAAGATGCGCGGCGTCGTCGAGATCGAGGAGGACAGTCGTGGACGCACCGGAATCGTGATCACCGAGTTGCCGTACCAGGTCAACCACGACAACTTCATCACCTCGATCGCCGAGCAGGTCCGCGACGGGAAGCTCTCCGGCATCTCCAACATCGAGGACCAGTCCAGCGACCGTGTCGGTCTGCGCATCGTCGTCGAGCTCAAGCGCGACGCCGTGGCGAAGGTGGTGCTGAACAACCTCTACAAGCACACCCAGCTGCAGACCAGCTTCGGGGCCAACATGCTCTCGATCGTCGACGGTGTCCCCCGCACGCTGCGTCTCGACCAGCTGATCCGCTACTACGTCGACCACCAGCTCGACGTGATCGTGCGGCGCACGCGGTACCGGCTGCGCAAGGCCAACGAGCGCGCCCACATCCTCCGTGGCCTGGTCAAGGCGCTCGACGCCCTCGACGACGTCATCGCGTTGATTCGGGCGTCGCAGACCGTCGACATCGCGCGGGCCGGCCTGATCGAACTGCTCGACATCGACGAGATCCAGGCCCAAGCGATCCTCGACATGCAGTTGCGGCGCCTGGCCGCCCTCGAGCGCCAGCGCATCGTCGATGACTTGGCCAAGATCGAAGCCGAGATCGCCGACCTCGAGGACATCCTCGCCAAGCCGGAACGCCAGCGAGCGATCGTGCGTGAGGAACTCAAGGAGATCGCCGACAAGTACGGCGATGACCGCCGCACGCGCATCGTGCCCGCCGACGGCGAGGTCAGCGACGAGGATCTCATTGCCCGCGAGGACGTGGTTGTCACCATCACCGAGACCGGATACGCCAAACGCACGAAGACCGACCTGTACCGCAGCCAGAAGCGCGGCGGGAAGGGCGTGCAGGGCGCCGGGCTCAAGCAGGACGATATCGTCAACCACTTCTTCGTGTGCTCCACCCATGACTGGATCCTGTTCTTCACCACGCAGGGCCGGGTGTACCGGGCGAAGGCCTACGAGTTGCCGGAGGCCTCCCGCACCGCCCGCGGCCAGCACGTCGCGAACCTGCTCGCCTTCCAGCCCAATGAGCGCATCGCACAGGTCATCCAGATCAAGAGTTACGAGGATGCGCCCTATCTGGTGTTGGCGACCCGCAACGGACTGGTCAAGAAGTCACGTCTGACCGAGTTCGACTCCAACCGGTCCGGCGGCATCGTCGCGGTGAACCTGCGTGACGGTGACGAACTGGTCGGAGCCGTGCTGTGCTCGTCCGAGGACGATCTGCTGCTGGTGTCGGCCAAGGGTCAGTCGATCCGGTTCTCCGCGACCGACGAGGCGCTGCGGCCGATGGGTCGGGCCACCTCCGGTGTGCAGGGCATGCGGTTCAACGCCGACGACGAACTGCTGTCCCTCAATGTGGTGCGACCGGACACCTACCTACTGGTCGCGACCAGCGGTGGCTACGCCAAGCGCACCTCGATCGAGGAGTACACGCCGCAGGGTCGAGGCGGAAAAGGCATCCTGACGATCCAGTACGACCGCCGACGTGGCAATCTTGTCGGGGCGTTGGTCGTCGATGACGACGCGGAGTTGTACGCGATCACCTCGGGTGGCGGTGTCATTCGGACGGCTGCCCGCCAGGTCCGGAAGGCCGGGCGGCAGACGAAGGGCGTTCGCTTGATGAACCTGGGTGAGGGCGACACACTGATTGCCATCGCGCGCAACGCCGAGGCGGGCGACAGCACCGACGAGGTCAACACCGACCCGGATGCGGTCTGATCAGTGAGGAGCCTTAGGTGAGTGCACCGAACGAGCCGGGAT contains:
- the gyrB gene encoding DNA topoisomerase (ATP-hydrolyzing) subunit B; the protein is MAAQKKNAPAVYGADSIKVLEGLEAVRKRPGMYIGSTGERGLHHLVWEVVDNAVDEAMAGFATKVQVRILENGGVEVTDDGRGIPVAMHSTGIPTVDVVMTVLHAGGKFEQGAYQVSGGLHGVGVSVVNALSTRLEADIRTDGYEWFQTYDHSVPGTLKQGQKTKKTGTTIRFWADPDIFETTSYDFETIARRLQEMAFLNKGLTIELTDERVTAEEVVDDVVSDHAEAPRSAEDKSSEAAKPQKVKHRVFHYPGGLVDFVKHINRTKTPIQPSVIDFDGRGEGHEVEIAMQWNAGYSESVHTFANTINTHEGGTHEEGFRTALTSVVNKYAKDKKLLKDKDPNLTGDDIREGLAAVISVKVSQPQFEGQTKTKLGNTEVKSFVQKICNEQLSHWFEANPAEAKTVVSKAVSSAQARLAARKARELVRRKSATDIGGLPGKLADCRSTDPRKCELYVVEGDSAGGSAKSGRDSMFQAILPLRGKIINVEKARIDRVLKNTEVQAIITALGTGIHDEFDLSKLRYHKIVLMADADVDGQHISTLLLTLLFRFMKPLIENGHVFLAQPPLYKLKWQRSTPEFAYSDRERDGLLEAGRSAGKRINVEDGIQRYKGLGEMDAKELWETTMDPSVRVLRQITLDDAAAADELFSILMGEDVEARRSFITRNAKDVRFLDV
- the gyrA gene encoding intein-containing DNA gyrase subunit A — its product is MTDTTLPPGDEAGDRIEPVDIQQEMQRSYIDYAMSVIVGRALPEVRDGLKPVHRRVLYAMFDSGFRPDRGHAKSARSVAETMGNYHPHGDASIYDTLVRMAQPWSLRYPLVDGQGNFGSPGNDPPAAMRYCVTGDALVRLPLGQSVRIGDVMPGANPNSDNAIELKVVDRHGDPVTADRLFHSGEHQTYKVTTSEGYTVTGTANHPLLCLVDVGGVPTLLWKLVEEVQAGDAVVLQRTAPVEFGPTDWQETLEGLLAGAFISEGFVSEKRAGFSNLDRDFFDMVVAAYDAVVGGPRAVASRRIASGSLLHELDIRDLEALRASRLGAAIGQRSADKYVPEWIWQSPVAVKRVFLQALFEGDGSCSNLPRSTVEVSYSTRSERLAADVQQMLLEFGIVSRRYRHAVGQYKVVLTNRAQAGLFARQIGFGGAKQTRLLDMMAALPREAAGLDRDLVPGLARFIRKHSGGRWADKEWLRTHNIDRISRWQRDGAQILRHIADPDVRAIASELTDGRFYYATVASVVEAGIQPVYSLRVDTEDHSFVTNGFVSHNTEARLTPLAMEMLREIDEETVDFIPNYDGRVQEPTVLPSRFPNLLANGSGGIAVGMATNIPPHNLRELAEAVYWCLENFEADEESTLAAVMERIKGPDFPTHGLIVGSQGVEDTYRTGRGSVKMRGVVEIEEDSRGRTGIVITELPYQVNHDNFITSIAEQVRDGKLSGISNIEDQSSDRVGLRIVVELKRDAVAKVVLNNLYKHTQLQTSFGANMLSIVDGVPRTLRLDQLIRYYVDHQLDVIVRRTRYRLRKANERAHILRGLVKALDALDDVIALIRASQTVDIARAGLIELLDIDEIQAQAILDMQLRRLAALERQRIVDDLAKIEAEIADLEDILAKPERQRAIVREELKEIADKYGDDRRTRIVPADGEVSDEDLIAREDVVVTITETGYAKRTKTDLYRSQKRGGKGVQGAGLKQDDIVNHFFVCSTHDWILFFTTQGRVYRAKAYELPEASRTARGQHVANLLAFQPNERIAQVIQIKSYEDAPYLVLATRNGLVKKSRLTEFDSNRSGGIVAVNLRDGDELVGAVLCSSEDDLLLVSAKGQSIRFSATDEALRPMGRATSGVQGMRFNADDELLSLNVVRPDTYLLVATSGGYAKRTSIEEYTPQGRGGKGILTIQYDRRRGNLVGALVVDDDAELYAITSGGGVIRTAARQVRKAGRQTKGVRLMNLGEGDTLIAIARNAEAGDSTDEVNTDPDAV